Genomic segment of Paenibacillus sp. FSL R5-0623:
CGTGAAGTTCTTCACTATGAAGCACTGCGGAGTATTGGCATGGATGTACCAATGACGAACTATGTTAATCTGTACGTTAACGGCGAGCTTATTGGTTTCTATACTGGCGTTGAAGCGGTGGATGATAGCTATCTGGAGCGCAACTATGGTGAGGATTACGAAGAAGGCGTCCTCTATGATACGGATGAGAAGAGTTATCTTCAATATGAAGAGGGCAGTGAATACAGTACAATTACCAAAGACTTGGGTACGGATAAGGATAAAGCCAAACTCAAAACCTTCATCCAAACGCTGAACGAGATGCCAGAAGGTGAAAAAGGCGATATTGAAAGTGTACTGGACGTGGATTCAGCGCTTCAATATATTGCAGGCAACATGGTTTTTGGCAACTATGACAGTTATAACGGCGACAAAGGACACAACTACATGCTCTACAGTGATGCCGCTGGCAAGTTCACCGTTGTTCCTTGGGACTTCAACATGTCCTTCAACGGGTACTCGGGTGGAGGTGGACGTGGCACAACAACCGGATCAACCACGACCAACACCAACGCAACAAACGTATCTGTGGACGAGCCCGTACTGGGCATTAGCATGGAAAATGTACCGATGATTAATAACCTGCTTGCTGTGCCGGAGTATAAGGAAAAATATTTGAGCTACGTCAATGAACTGACAGACTATATGGAAGGCATTCAGGATCGTATTACTGGCCTTGCCAATGAGATTCGTCCTTATGTAAAAGCAGATCCAACGAAGTTTTATACGACAGAACAGTTTGAATCCAACATCGCTTATTCTGCAAATGCAGACGCGGCAGGTGGTATGGGCGGTACACCACCAGCAGGATTTGAAGGCATGACCCCACCCGATGGCATAGAAGGTATGACACCTCCAGATGGAACAACACCTCCAACTCAGCCGGGTGCTGCAACTGGAAACGGTACAACAGATGCAACAACGGGTACAGATAATACGCAGACACGCCCTGGTGGTAACTTTGGCGGCGGAGGCATGGGCTCCATGGCAGCCGGATCACTGACGACATTTGCACTGAACCGTCTTGCGAATCTGCAAGAGCAACTTGGACGTGAAGTAACGCCTTTGCCTGAGACTTCGGAAGAGACAGGTTCGAATACCTCATCCGGAACAACCGACAAAACCATTACCGTAACTCTCGATGGTAAATTGATCACATTCCCGGATCAGGACCCGCTGCAGCAAAGTGGCCGAGTGATGGTGCCTGTGAACGCAATCCTCGAAGCAATGGGTGCAGAAGTGACTTGGGACAAAACGGCGAAGACGGTAACAGCTGTTCTGAATGATCAGACCCTTGTGCTCAAGATCGGGAGCAGCACCGTAACCGTAAATGGAGAGACACTTGAAATTGATGCACCAGCGATCATTCAAAACAGTCGCACACTTGTGCCTATACGCTTCATCTCAGAAGGACTGGGACTTACCGTGGACTGGGATCAAACCGCTGCACAAGTAAGCCTTACATCCAAATAAGAAATATCTCCTGCAGAACAAAGTTGTTGTATGGAGAATAAGAAAAGGGATTCGATGGTCAGATCGAATCCCTTTTTGCTCTGCTTTGTCAGGTTAGACGGAGCGAATATCCAGCAAAATCCGGCCTCGTCCATGTCTGGCCTCACTTTTGGCATGTGCTTGATTCGCTTCACTTAAAGGGAAGATGGAATCAATCTCTGAACGGAGGGAACCGTTAGCGATTAGCTGAGCGATTGTGTACAGATCCTCTGATGTCGGGAATTTGGAATTAAACTTGGCTGTAACGCCATACTTCGCTGCTTTTTCGGCAGAAGGCAGTTGAGTTAACGATACCAGTTTACCCCCAGGTTTCAGAACACTCCATGAGCGATCTTCAATCTCTCCACCAACAGCTTCAACAACCAGATCTACATGGCTTACCAGCTCTTCAAACAAGGCTGTCTTGTAATCAATCACTTGATCGGCACCCAATGAAGCAACAAAATCAACATTGGCACCAGACGCGGTAGCAATAACATGAGCGCCTTTCCATTTTGCCAGCTGCACCGCGAATTGTCCGACACCGCCCGCAGCAGCGTGGATCAGAACGGTTTGCTCGGCTTCCAACTCACCTTCGGTGAACAGTGCTTTCCATGCAGCTTCAGCTCCGCCTTTAATGGTCGCAGCATCCTCAAAACTCAGGTCGTCTGGCATATGCACCAAATCCTGAGTAGGGGCCATACCATACTCGGCATAACTACCCTTCACATTACCAAAAACACGATCTCCCGACTGAAAGGTATCGACACCTTCTCCCACGGTTTCAACGATGCCAGACATGGCCGTTCCGGGTGTATATGGCAGACTTTTGACAAACACGTCCTGCAACCAGCCGTTACGAATCTTCCAGTCCAGTGGAATGGCTCCAGCATACTGAATGCGTACCAGAACTTCGCCGGCAGCTGGCTGGGGCTTATGGACTTCCTGTTCGAACTGTAATGTATCGGGTCCTCCGTATTGATGAATTTGAATAGCTTTCATTTTAGATGTATGCATTGTGTACACGCTCCATTCGTTAAGTAAATTTAGGATAGAGATGAATCAATCTGTGCAGCAATTTTCTGTGAAAGAGATAAAAGCAAGTTCTTCTCTTCATCGGAGAGACCAGCTGTGGTGATCTGCTCCACTAGGCGCCAAGCGTTATTCACTTGATCCTCCAGTGCGCGTCCGGATTCTGTCAGGGATACAATGGTCACCCGTCCATCTGTTTTGGACCGACTCCGAGTAACGAGACCGGCATCTTCCAGACGGCGAACAGACTTGGCTACGGTTGAGTGGTCCAGGCGAAGGGTGCGACCCAGAGAGTTTTGGGATTGATGGTCTTGGGCATATAACTGCATCAGCATAATCTCTTGACCGGGAAAAAGCCCGGTATCCCGAATCAACTGCGCAGCAAGCCCCTTGTGAGAGCGTGCCAGAGCAAAAATGCTAAAGCTGATGGGGTATTGCGCTACTGCACTGAATTCCTCATTATTTAATTCCTGAAAATTATCAGGCTTTTTGAAATCATCTTTGGCTGTCATCATGTACCTCAACTTTCTTAATTGTGTTGTCGGCAACGTAAATATATCACTTAAATATGTGGTTGGCAACGTAATTAAGGGGAAATATTTTTTTTGCTTACTTATACATGAATATTGACATATGAAAATTATCTTTCTAGATTGTTTGGATTTCCAGACAGCAGAACATTCTTACATGATTACGGATAATTCGTAAAATATTAGGTTTCAACAAGTTATTTTTGTGATAAAAGTCACTGAAATATTATAAATATTGTGAACACTCCTACCGATAAGACTATAGTGATATTCGAAACAGAATCGAAATTGGCTTGAATATCCCCACAACTACATAGGGAAAAGGGTGGCTCACACACATGCGAAGCATGAGCATCGGAACCAAAATCAGTTTGATCGTTATCAGTATATTTATCGTCTTCTCCTCAGCCGTGGCGATAAGTGTAATCATGGAGATGAGACAGGGGATTACGACGTTCGCTACAGAGAAGGCGAAGCGAGATCTGGCGATGGCGAATCATATCATTACATATAAGCATCCAGGAGACTGGGCCATTAAGGACGGACAATTATTCAAGGGAGATACCGCGCTGGAAGGCAACTTTGAACTGGTGGATGAGATTGGAGAAGCTTCTGGTGACACCGTGACGATCTTCCGAGGTGATGAACGTGTCGCAACGAATGTCATGGTGGATGGAGAGCGAGCTGTAGGCACAAAGGTGTCGGACGAGGTCGCCCAGACCGTTTTGCAGCAAGGGGAAAAATACTTCGGTGAAGCCGTGGTTGTGGGTCAGAAATATCAGACGGCCTATGAACCAATCAAGAACGCATCTGGAGACATTATTGGAATTTTCTATGTGGGTGCTTCTCAATCGTTAATTGATGTGATTATCTCCTCGTTCCTCAAGACATTCCTGATCGTATTCCTGCTTGCAATGTTGGTCGCAATTACCCTGATCCTGCTGTACGTTCGCAGGGTGAGAGTAAGAATCGAGCGGGTATCTGTGGCGATTAAACGTGCGGGGACGGGCGATTTCACACAGCCAGTTGTGGACAACATCCAAGACGAGATTGGCATGCTAGGTACGGGATACAATGAGATGAGAAGTAATCTCCAGGTCATCATTCAAGGCGGACTTCAAGCTGCGGAGAAAGCAGAGCATTCGACTGGACTGCTACTCAAGATTGCGGATCAAACGGCCAAAGAATCGGCGCAGATTGCATCCTCCGTTGAACAAGTGGCGCACGGAGCCGATAGTCAGACGATCAGTACAGAAGAAAATCTGCAGGCCATGGAAGAAGTGGCTATAGGTGTACAACGTATGGCGGACAAGGCCTCCAGCATCTCGGACTCTGCCTTGTATTCACGCAAACAGGCAGAAACCGGAGGTGAAGCGGTGCAACTTACCGTTCAGCAGATGTCTACAATTGAATCTTCCGTTACCACAACGGATGAAGTCATTCGTATGCTGGAAGGGAAGTCGGCACAGATTAGCCAGATGGTTTCCGCCATTCATGAGATTGCAAATCAAACGAATCTACTTGCCCTCAATGCATCCATTGAAGCGGCAAGAGCAGGGGAGCATGGCAGAGGATTTGCCGTCGTATCTACCGAGGTTCGTAAACTGGCTGAACAAGCTGGAGACTCTTCAGATCGTATTGAAGAACTGGTCGAAGCCATGGAACAAGATATGCAGCAATCGCTATCGGCCATGTCGAGAGTGAAGGACGAAGTACAGGAAGGACTGCGCTTGACCCGGGAAACGGAGCAAAACTTCAGCCTGATCCGGGATACAAACCTGCGTATTGCTACAGAGATTGAGGACATGGCTGCGACGAGTGAAGAGATGTCCGCAGGCGTGGAACAGATCGTGGCTTCCGTACATGAGATCGCTCGCCATGCACAGACGGCCAGTACCCATTCACAACAGGCGGCGGGTTCAGTGCACGAACAGCTCAAGTCGGTAGAGCAGATCAAGGCATCTGCGGCTATTTTGTCTGATGTGTCGACAGAGCTGCAGACCTCACT
This window contains:
- a CDS encoding CotH kinase family protein, translated to MNILLRKVAVTALSVTMVTTSFGLIASPNAAFAAESTATTTSSGVTQAYESLFQTDNVIDVNVTIDDADWKSMLESPLDKDYKNVSVEVDGNKLDNVGFSTKGNLTLKAVASMEDSDRYSFRLKFDKYDKTQTLLGLDKMVLNNNYADPSYMREVLHYEALRSIGMDVPMTNYVNLYVNGELIGFYTGVEAVDDSYLERNYGEDYEEGVLYDTDEKSYLQYEEGSEYSTITKDLGTDKDKAKLKTFIQTLNEMPEGEKGDIESVLDVDSALQYIAGNMVFGNYDSYNGDKGHNYMLYSDAAGKFTVVPWDFNMSFNGYSGGGGRGTTTGSTTTNTNATNVSVDEPVLGISMENVPMINNLLAVPEYKEKYLSYVNELTDYMEGIQDRITGLANEIRPYVKADPTKFYTTEQFESNIAYSANADAAGGMGGTPPAGFEGMTPPDGIEGMTPPDGTTPPTQPGAATGNGTTDATTGTDNTQTRPGGNFGGGGMGSMAAGSLTTFALNRLANLQEQLGREVTPLPETSEETGSNTSSGTTDKTITVTLDGKLITFPDQDPLQQSGRVMVPVNAILEAMGAEVTWDKTAKTVTAVLNDQTLVLKIGSSTVTVNGETLEIDAPAIIQNSRTLVPIRFISEGLGLTVDWDQTAAQVSLTSK
- a CDS encoding NADP-dependent oxidoreductase, whose translation is MHTSKMKAIQIHQYGGPDTLQFEQEVHKPQPAAGEVLVRIQYAGAIPLDWKIRNGWLQDVFVKSLPYTPGTAMSGIVETVGEGVDTFQSGDRVFGNVKGSYAEYGMAPTQDLVHMPDDLSFEDAATIKGGAEAAWKALFTEGELEAEQTVLIHAAAGGVGQFAVQLAKWKGAHVIATASGANVDFVASLGADQVIDYKTALFEELVSHVDLVVEAVGGEIEDRSWSVLKPGGKLVSLTQLPSAEKAAKYGVTAKFNSKFPTSEDLYTIAQLIANGSLRSEIDSIFPLSEANQAHAKSEARHGRGRILLDIRSV
- a CDS encoding MarR family winged helix-turn-helix transcriptional regulator, translated to MMTAKDDFKKPDNFQELNNEEFSAVAQYPISFSIFALARSHKGLAAQLIRDTGLFPGQEIMLMQLYAQDHQSQNSLGRTLRLDHSTVAKSVRRLEDAGLVTRSRSKTDGRVTIVSLTESGRALEDQVNNAWRLVEQITTAGLSDEEKNLLLSLSQKIAAQIDSSLS
- a CDS encoding methyl-accepting chemotaxis protein — encoded protein: MSIGTKISLIVISIFIVFSSAVAISVIMEMRQGITTFATEKAKRDLAMANHIITYKHPGDWAIKDGQLFKGDTALEGNFELVDEIGEASGDTVTIFRGDERVATNVMVDGERAVGTKVSDEVAQTVLQQGEKYFGEAVVVGQKYQTAYEPIKNASGDIIGIFYVGASQSLIDVIISSFLKTFLIVFLLAMLVAITLILLYVRRVRVRIERVSVAIKRAGTGDFTQPVVDNIQDEIGMLGTGYNEMRSNLQVIIQGGLQAAEKAEHSTGLLLKIADQTAKESAQIASSVEQVAHGADSQTISTEENLQAMEEVAIGVQRMADKASSISDSALYSRKQAETGGEAVQLTVQQMSTIESSVTTTDEVIRMLEGKSAQISQMVSAIHEIANQTNLLALNASIEAARAGEHGRGFAVVSTEVRKLAEQAGDSSDRIEELVEAMEQDMQQSLSAMSRVKDEVQEGLRLTRETEQNFSLIRDTNLRIATEIEDMAATSEEMSAGVEQIVASVHEIARHAQTASTHSQQAAGSVHEQLKSVEQIKASAAILSDVSTELQTSLSPFKI